A genomic segment from Clarias gariepinus isolate MV-2021 ecotype Netherlands chromosome 11, CGAR_prim_01v2, whole genome shotgun sequence encodes:
- the sidt2 gene encoding SID1 transmembrane family member 2 isoform X7 gives MASCWKATHSAAFTRRCLLLFVFVLLFVFVLTAEGAGAEVTNSSVIVRQIDGQFETSYLDTVTSHEQIIYTFNHTVTRNKTEGVRVSVELLSESTKSPVLFVVRQKQAVLSFQVPLILRGLYQRKYQYTQVSRTLCQPPTLALSETQFFYVDVSTLSTSSIQFQLRVSRVESFTLQTNKKFSFNATPSQPQFFKYVFPEGADTVIVKVNSEKNFPCSVMSVQDIQCPVYDLDNNVAFIGMYQTMTKKAAITVQRKDFPSNSFYVVIVVKTEDEACGGPLRFYPLSPDELMDAGNRSKTLDVVVSPAIDSEAYVMGMLFCLGIFLSFYILTFLMACIENKRMHKKKEELLKPADMSPAETASLLGKTPASPYEYGSFADNASTLSSEPVTDSLASTDANYGFMGQEAFKRRPISTHHIVVRFERSLHTVGGCGLEDDDSVEEDDYDTLTDIDSDKNIVRTKKYLCVSDLARKDKRVLSKKYQIYFWNIATIAVFYALPVIQLVITYQTVVNVTGNQDICYYNFLCAHPLGALSSFNNILSNLGYVMLGLLFLLIVLQRDVVHKRALMRNDITALECGIPKHFGLFYAMGTALMMEGLLSACYHVCPNYTNFQFDTSFMYMIAGLCMLKLYQKRHPDINASAYSAYACLAAVIFFSVLGVVFGKGNTVFWIVFSVLHIVFTLLLSTQLYYMGRWRLDSGILRRILHVIYTDCIRQCSGPMYIDRMVLLVMGNIVNWSLAAYGLIKKPNDFASYLLAIAICNLLLYFAFYIIMKLRSGERIKCLPLVCILFTAVVWGFALFFFFQGLSTWQKTPAESREHNRDCILLFFFDDHDIWHFLSSIAMFGSFLVLLTMDDDLNKVQRDKIYVF, from the exons ATGGCGAGCTGCTGGAAGGCCACCCACTCTGCTGCTTTCACACGCCGCtgcttgttgttgtttgtgtttgtgttgttgtttgtgtttgtgttgacgGCGGAGGGTGCCGGCGCTGAGGTTACGAACAGCTCGGTGATCGTGAGGCAGATAGATGGCCAGTTTGAGACCAGCTACCTCGACACGGTGACCAGCCACGAGCAGATCATCTACACCTTCAACCACACCGTCACCCGCAACAAG acggAGGGGGTCCGGGTGTCAGTGGAGCTCCTGTCAGAGAGCACGAAGAGCCCCGTGTTGTTCGTAGTCAGGCAGAAGCAGGCCGTACTCTCCTTCCAAGTTCCTCTCATCCTGCGTGGCCT ttaTCAGAGGAAGTACCAGTACACCCAGGTGAGCCGAACCCTGTGCCAGCCCCCGACGCTCGCCCTCTCTGAGACCCAGTTCTTCTATGTGGACGTGTCCACTCTGTCCACCTCCAGCATCCAGTTCCAGCTGCGGGTCAGCCGGGTGGAAAGCTTCACGCTGCA GACAAATAAGAAGTTCAGCTTCAATGCAACGCCTTCTCAACCACAG TTTTTTAAGTACGTGTTTCCAGAAGGAGCGGACACGGTTATTGTGAAAGTCAACTCAGAGAAGAACTTTCCCTGCTCCGTCATGTCTGTTCAGGACATCCag TGTCCCGTGTACGACCTGGACAACAACGTGGCGTTCATCGGGATGTACCAGACCATGACCAAGAAGGCTGCCATTACAGTGCAG AGGAAGGATTTCCCCAGCAACAGCTTCTACGTGGTGATCGTGGTGAAGACCGAGGACGAGGCGTGCGGCGGGCCGCTCAGGTTCTACCCCCTCTCGCCTG acGAGCTGATGGACGCCGGGAACCGGAGCAAGACCCTGGACGTGGTTGTGTCTCCTGCCATCGACT CCGAGGCGTACGTTATGGGAATGCTGTTCTGTCTCGGGATCTTcctgtccttctacattttgACCTTCCTGATGGCCTGCATCGAAAACAAAag AATGCACAAAAAGAAGGAGGAGCTTCTGAAGCCAGCTGACATGTCGCCGGCGGAGACGG CCTCTCTCTTAG GAAAAACTCCAGCCTCTCCGTACGAATATGGCTCATTTG ctgATAACGCCAGCACTCTGAGCTCAGAGCCCGTGACGGACAGCCTGGCCTCCACCGATGCTAATTACGGCTTCAtgg GACAGGAGGCTTTCAAGCGTCGACCAATCAGCACGCACCACATAGTCGTCCGCTTCG agcgCTCGTTACACACGGTGGGTGGCTGCGGACTGGAGGACGATGACTCGGTGGAGGAGGACGACTACGACACGCTGACGGACATCGACTCGGACAAGAACATCGTCCGCACCAAG AAGTACCTGTGTGTCTCTGACCTCGCCCGGAAAGACAAGCGAGTGCTGAGCAAGAAGTACCAAATCTACTTCTG gaacaTTGCCACCATCGCTGTGTTCTACGCTCTGCCTGTGATCCAGCTGGTCATCACTTATCAGACG gTTGTAAATGTGACAGGAAATCAAGACATCTGCTACTACAACTTCCTGTGTGCACATCCGCTAGGAGCTCtgag ctcatTTAACAACATCCTGAGTAACCTTGGTTACGTGATGCTTGGTCTCCTCTTCCTGCTCATCGTCCTGCAGAGGGACGTCGTTCACAAGCGCGCGCTCATGCGCAACGACATCACCGCACTG gagtgcgGCATCCCCAAACACTTCGGTCTGTTCTACGCCATGGGCACGGCGCTGATGATGGAGGGCTTGCTCAGTGCCTGCTACCACGTCTGCCCCAACTACACCAACTTCCAAttcg ACACGTCGTTTATGTACATGATCGCGGGGTTGTGTATGCTGAAACTGTACCAGAAGCGACACCCGGACATCAACGCCAGCGCCTACTCCGCCTACGCCTGCCTCGCCGCCGTCATCTTCTTCTCCGTGCTCGGGGTG gtgtttGGGAAAGGGAACACAGTATTCTGGATCGTCTTCTCTGTGCTACACATCGTGTTCACACTGTTGCTCAGCACTCAGCTCTACTACATGGGCCGCTGGAGGCTAG aTTCAGGTATCTTGCGCAGGATACTTCATGTGATCTACACAGACTGCATTCGCCAGTGCAGTGGACCCATGTACATa GATCGTATGGTGCTGCTGGTGATGGGCAACATTGTGAACTGGTCTCT ggctgCGTACGGTCTCATTAAAAAGCCAAACGACTTCGCTTCGTACCTGCTGGCCATCGCCATCTGTAACCTGCTGCTGTACTTCGCCTTCTACATCAtcatgaag cttcgGAGCGGTGAACGGATCAAGTGTTTGCCGTTGGTGTGTATTCTGTTCACGGCTGTAGTTTGGGGCTTcgctcttttctttttctttcagggACTCAGCACCTGgcag aaaacGCCGGCGGAGTCTCGAGAGCACAATCGCGACTGCatccttctctttttctttgacGATCACGACATCTGGCACTTCCTGTCCTCGATCGCCATGTTCGGCTCCTTCCTG gtcctGCTGACGATGGACGACGACCTCAACAAGGTTCAACGAGACAAGATCTATGTCTTCTAG
- the sidt2 gene encoding SID1 transmembrane family member 2 isoform X5 has translation MASCWKATHSAAFTRRCLLLFVFVLLFVFVLTAEGAGAEVTNSSVIVRQIDGQFETSYLDTVTSHEQIIYTFNHTVTRNKTEGVRVSVELLSESTKSPVLFVVRQKQAVLSFQVPLILRGLYQRKYQYTQVSRTLCQPPTLALSETQFFYVDVSTLSTSSIQFQLRVSRVESFTLQTNKKFSFNATPSQPQFFKYVFPEGADTVIVKVNSEKNFPCSVMSVQDIQCPVYDLDNNVAFIGMYQTMTKKAAITVQRKDFPSNSFYVVIVVKTEDEACGGPLRFYPLSPDELMDAGNRSKTLDVVVSPAIDSEAYVMGMLFCLGIFLSFYILTFLMACIENKRMHKKKEELLKPADMSPAETASLLGKTPASPYEYGSFERSLHTVGGCGLEDDDSVEEDDYDTLTDIDSDKNIVRTKKYLCVSDLARKDKRVLSKKYQIYFWNIATIAVFYALPVIQLVITYQTVVNVTGNQDICYYNFLCAHPLGALSSFNNILSNLGYVMLGLLFLLIVLQRDVVHKRALMRNDITALECGIPKHFGLFYAMGTALMMEGLLSACYHVCPNYTNFQFDTSFMYMIAGLCMLKLYQKRHPDINASAYSAYACLAAVIFFSVLGVVFGKGNTVFWIVFSVLHIVFTLLLSTQLYYMGRWRLDSGILRRILHVIYTDCIRQCSGPMYIDRMVLLVMGNIVNWSLAAYGLIKKPNDFASYLLAIAICNLLLYFAFYIIMKLRSGERIKCLPLVCILFTAVVWGFALFFFFQGLSTWQKTPAESREHNRDCILLFFFDDHDIWHFLSSIAMFGSFLVLLTMDDDLNKVQRDKIYVF, from the exons ATGGCGAGCTGCTGGAAGGCCACCCACTCTGCTGCTTTCACACGCCGCtgcttgttgttgtttgtgtttgtgttgttgtttgtgtttgtgttgacgGCGGAGGGTGCCGGCGCTGAGGTTACGAACAGCTCGGTGATCGTGAGGCAGATAGATGGCCAGTTTGAGACCAGCTACCTCGACACGGTGACCAGCCACGAGCAGATCATCTACACCTTCAACCACACCGTCACCCGCAACAAG acggAGGGGGTCCGGGTGTCAGTGGAGCTCCTGTCAGAGAGCACGAAGAGCCCCGTGTTGTTCGTAGTCAGGCAGAAGCAGGCCGTACTCTCCTTCCAAGTTCCTCTCATCCTGCGTGGCCT ttaTCAGAGGAAGTACCAGTACACCCAGGTGAGCCGAACCCTGTGCCAGCCCCCGACGCTCGCCCTCTCTGAGACCCAGTTCTTCTATGTGGACGTGTCCACTCTGTCCACCTCCAGCATCCAGTTCCAGCTGCGGGTCAGCCGGGTGGAAAGCTTCACGCTGCA GACAAATAAGAAGTTCAGCTTCAATGCAACGCCTTCTCAACCACAG TTTTTTAAGTACGTGTTTCCAGAAGGAGCGGACACGGTTATTGTGAAAGTCAACTCAGAGAAGAACTTTCCCTGCTCCGTCATGTCTGTTCAGGACATCCag TGTCCCGTGTACGACCTGGACAACAACGTGGCGTTCATCGGGATGTACCAGACCATGACCAAGAAGGCTGCCATTACAGTGCAG AGGAAGGATTTCCCCAGCAACAGCTTCTACGTGGTGATCGTGGTGAAGACCGAGGACGAGGCGTGCGGCGGGCCGCTCAGGTTCTACCCCCTCTCGCCTG acGAGCTGATGGACGCCGGGAACCGGAGCAAGACCCTGGACGTGGTTGTGTCTCCTGCCATCGACT CCGAGGCGTACGTTATGGGAATGCTGTTCTGTCTCGGGATCTTcctgtccttctacattttgACCTTCCTGATGGCCTGCATCGAAAACAAAag AATGCACAAAAAGAAGGAGGAGCTTCTGAAGCCAGCTGACATGTCGCCGGCGGAGACGG CCTCTCTCTTAG GAAAAACTCCAGCCTCTCCGTACGAATATGGCTCATTTG agcgCTCGTTACACACGGTGGGTGGCTGCGGACTGGAGGACGATGACTCGGTGGAGGAGGACGACTACGACACGCTGACGGACATCGACTCGGACAAGAACATCGTCCGCACCAAG AAGTACCTGTGTGTCTCTGACCTCGCCCGGAAAGACAAGCGAGTGCTGAGCAAGAAGTACCAAATCTACTTCTG gaacaTTGCCACCATCGCTGTGTTCTACGCTCTGCCTGTGATCCAGCTGGTCATCACTTATCAGACG gTTGTAAATGTGACAGGAAATCAAGACATCTGCTACTACAACTTCCTGTGTGCACATCCGCTAGGAGCTCtgag ctcatTTAACAACATCCTGAGTAACCTTGGTTACGTGATGCTTGGTCTCCTCTTCCTGCTCATCGTCCTGCAGAGGGACGTCGTTCACAAGCGCGCGCTCATGCGCAACGACATCACCGCACTG gagtgcgGCATCCCCAAACACTTCGGTCTGTTCTACGCCATGGGCACGGCGCTGATGATGGAGGGCTTGCTCAGTGCCTGCTACCACGTCTGCCCCAACTACACCAACTTCCAAttcg ACACGTCGTTTATGTACATGATCGCGGGGTTGTGTATGCTGAAACTGTACCAGAAGCGACACCCGGACATCAACGCCAGCGCCTACTCCGCCTACGCCTGCCTCGCCGCCGTCATCTTCTTCTCCGTGCTCGGGGTG gtgtttGGGAAAGGGAACACAGTATTCTGGATCGTCTTCTCTGTGCTACACATCGTGTTCACACTGTTGCTCAGCACTCAGCTCTACTACATGGGCCGCTGGAGGCTAG aTTCAGGTATCTTGCGCAGGATACTTCATGTGATCTACACAGACTGCATTCGCCAGTGCAGTGGACCCATGTACATa GATCGTATGGTGCTGCTGGTGATGGGCAACATTGTGAACTGGTCTCT ggctgCGTACGGTCTCATTAAAAAGCCAAACGACTTCGCTTCGTACCTGCTGGCCATCGCCATCTGTAACCTGCTGCTGTACTTCGCCTTCTACATCAtcatgaag cttcgGAGCGGTGAACGGATCAAGTGTTTGCCGTTGGTGTGTATTCTGTTCACGGCTGTAGTTTGGGGCTTcgctcttttctttttctttcagggACTCAGCACCTGgcag aaaacGCCGGCGGAGTCTCGAGAGCACAATCGCGACTGCatccttctctttttctttgacGATCACGACATCTGGCACTTCCTGTCCTCGATCGCCATGTTCGGCTCCTTCCTG gtcctGCTGACGATGGACGACGACCTCAACAAGGTTCAACGAGACAAGATCTATGTCTTCTAG
- the sidt2 gene encoding SID1 transmembrane family member 2 isoform X2, producing the protein MASCWKATHSAAFTRRCLLLFVFVLLFVFVLTAEGAGAEVTNSSVIVRQIDGQFETSYLDTVTSHEQIIYTFNHTVTRNKTEGVRVSVELLSESTKSPVLFVVRQKQAVLSFQVPLILRGLYQRKYQYTQVSRTLCQPPTLALSETQFFYVDVSTLSTSSIQFQLRVSRVESFTLQTNKKFSFNATPSQPQFFKYVFPEGADTVIVKVNSEKNFPCSVMSVQDIQCPVYDLDNNVAFIGMYQTMTKKAAITVQRKDFPSNSFYVVIVVKTEDEACGGPLRFYPLSPDELMDAGNRSKTLDVVVSPAIDSEAYVMGMLFCLGIFLSFYILTFLMACIENKRMHKKKEELLKPADMSPAETGKTPASPYEYGSFADNASTLSSEPVTDSLASTDANYGFMERSLHTVGGCGLEDDDSVEEDDYDTLTDIDSDKNIVRTKKYLCVSDLARKDKRVLSKKYQIYFWNIATIAVFYALPVIQLVITYQTVVNVTGNQDICYYNFLCAHPLGALSSFNNILSNLGYVMLGLLFLLIVLQRDVVHKRALMRNDITALECGIPKHFGLFYAMGTALMMEGLLSACYHVCPNYTNFQFDTSFMYMIAGLCMLKLYQKRHPDINASAYSAYACLAAVIFFSVLGVVFGKGNTVFWIVFSVLHIVFTLLLSTQLYYMGRWRLDSGILRRILHVIYTDCIRQCSGPMYIDRMVLLVMGNIVNWSLAAYGLIKKPNDFASYLLAIAICNLLLYFAFYIIMKLRSGERIKCLPLVCILFTAVVWGFALFFFFQGLSTWQKTPAESREHNRDCILLFFFDDHDIWHFLSSIAMFGSFLVLLTMDDDLNKVQRDKIYVF; encoded by the exons ATGGCGAGCTGCTGGAAGGCCACCCACTCTGCTGCTTTCACACGCCGCtgcttgttgttgtttgtgtttgtgttgttgtttgtgtttgtgttgacgGCGGAGGGTGCCGGCGCTGAGGTTACGAACAGCTCGGTGATCGTGAGGCAGATAGATGGCCAGTTTGAGACCAGCTACCTCGACACGGTGACCAGCCACGAGCAGATCATCTACACCTTCAACCACACCGTCACCCGCAACAAG acggAGGGGGTCCGGGTGTCAGTGGAGCTCCTGTCAGAGAGCACGAAGAGCCCCGTGTTGTTCGTAGTCAGGCAGAAGCAGGCCGTACTCTCCTTCCAAGTTCCTCTCATCCTGCGTGGCCT ttaTCAGAGGAAGTACCAGTACACCCAGGTGAGCCGAACCCTGTGCCAGCCCCCGACGCTCGCCCTCTCTGAGACCCAGTTCTTCTATGTGGACGTGTCCACTCTGTCCACCTCCAGCATCCAGTTCCAGCTGCGGGTCAGCCGGGTGGAAAGCTTCACGCTGCA GACAAATAAGAAGTTCAGCTTCAATGCAACGCCTTCTCAACCACAG TTTTTTAAGTACGTGTTTCCAGAAGGAGCGGACACGGTTATTGTGAAAGTCAACTCAGAGAAGAACTTTCCCTGCTCCGTCATGTCTGTTCAGGACATCCag TGTCCCGTGTACGACCTGGACAACAACGTGGCGTTCATCGGGATGTACCAGACCATGACCAAGAAGGCTGCCATTACAGTGCAG AGGAAGGATTTCCCCAGCAACAGCTTCTACGTGGTGATCGTGGTGAAGACCGAGGACGAGGCGTGCGGCGGGCCGCTCAGGTTCTACCCCCTCTCGCCTG acGAGCTGATGGACGCCGGGAACCGGAGCAAGACCCTGGACGTGGTTGTGTCTCCTGCCATCGACT CCGAGGCGTACGTTATGGGAATGCTGTTCTGTCTCGGGATCTTcctgtccttctacattttgACCTTCCTGATGGCCTGCATCGAAAACAAAag AATGCACAAAAAGAAGGAGGAGCTTCTGAAGCCAGCTGACATGTCGCCGGCGGAGACGG GAAAAACTCCAGCCTCTCCGTACGAATATGGCTCATTTG ctgATAACGCCAGCACTCTGAGCTCAGAGCCCGTGACGGACAGCCTGGCCTCCACCGATGCTAATTACGGCTTCAtgg agcgCTCGTTACACACGGTGGGTGGCTGCGGACTGGAGGACGATGACTCGGTGGAGGAGGACGACTACGACACGCTGACGGACATCGACTCGGACAAGAACATCGTCCGCACCAAG AAGTACCTGTGTGTCTCTGACCTCGCCCGGAAAGACAAGCGAGTGCTGAGCAAGAAGTACCAAATCTACTTCTG gaacaTTGCCACCATCGCTGTGTTCTACGCTCTGCCTGTGATCCAGCTGGTCATCACTTATCAGACG gTTGTAAATGTGACAGGAAATCAAGACATCTGCTACTACAACTTCCTGTGTGCACATCCGCTAGGAGCTCtgag ctcatTTAACAACATCCTGAGTAACCTTGGTTACGTGATGCTTGGTCTCCTCTTCCTGCTCATCGTCCTGCAGAGGGACGTCGTTCACAAGCGCGCGCTCATGCGCAACGACATCACCGCACTG gagtgcgGCATCCCCAAACACTTCGGTCTGTTCTACGCCATGGGCACGGCGCTGATGATGGAGGGCTTGCTCAGTGCCTGCTACCACGTCTGCCCCAACTACACCAACTTCCAAttcg ACACGTCGTTTATGTACATGATCGCGGGGTTGTGTATGCTGAAACTGTACCAGAAGCGACACCCGGACATCAACGCCAGCGCCTACTCCGCCTACGCCTGCCTCGCCGCCGTCATCTTCTTCTCCGTGCTCGGGGTG gtgtttGGGAAAGGGAACACAGTATTCTGGATCGTCTTCTCTGTGCTACACATCGTGTTCACACTGTTGCTCAGCACTCAGCTCTACTACATGGGCCGCTGGAGGCTAG aTTCAGGTATCTTGCGCAGGATACTTCATGTGATCTACACAGACTGCATTCGCCAGTGCAGTGGACCCATGTACATa GATCGTATGGTGCTGCTGGTGATGGGCAACATTGTGAACTGGTCTCT ggctgCGTACGGTCTCATTAAAAAGCCAAACGACTTCGCTTCGTACCTGCTGGCCATCGCCATCTGTAACCTGCTGCTGTACTTCGCCTTCTACATCAtcatgaag cttcgGAGCGGTGAACGGATCAAGTGTTTGCCGTTGGTGTGTATTCTGTTCACGGCTGTAGTTTGGGGCTTcgctcttttctttttctttcagggACTCAGCACCTGgcag aaaacGCCGGCGGAGTCTCGAGAGCACAATCGCGACTGCatccttctctttttctttgacGATCACGACATCTGGCACTTCCTGTCCTCGATCGCCATGTTCGGCTCCTTCCTG gtcctGCTGACGATGGACGACGACCTCAACAAGGTTCAACGAGACAAGATCTATGTCTTCTAG